In Chryseobacterium sp., the genomic window ATCCGTGTTACCTTCGATCAGTACAGAATATTTATCATAATCATTAATCACTTTAGCCACCTTTCCTAGCACTTCCTGAGCTGCAGGAAGGATGTTATAATCTCCTGTTTTATATAACATTTTATCTGAAAGAGAGATCATCACGACTCCCTTCAATACTTTCACCTGTACATCTTCATCTGATACATTATCCAAAGATCTCTTCAGCTTGTTAGACAAGGCAAGATTCAAACTGTCGTTTTTAGCATTGCTTGAAATCAATTGTTTGATATATGAATTTGAAGCATTGATTTCCCCTACCAGTTTATCAATATTCGCAGAGCTTTTTCCTGTGTTTGAAAGACATGCATCCAATGATGATTTCAGAGCATCATGCTGACTTTTCAGTAAGTTATTCTCACCGGCCAATGCTGAATTCTGAGATTTCAAATCCTGAATTTCTCTTTGTCTTTCTCCGATATTTTCAATACACTGCTTATAGTTTGTGCTCAATGCATCATATTGCTTCTTGCTTACACAAGAGGTCATACCCAATGCCATTGCAGAAACTGCTAAAATTTTTAAAATCTTCATAAATAATCATTTTTAGACTAATCAAAGTTAGGGAAATTCAATTGAATTATATCGGTTATCTTTGCATAAAAGAAATTCTCAACATCAATGTTGAATACATTAAGCTTTAAAAATCAATTAGAAAATCTCATTCACCAGCCGGAGAAGCACACGTACCTTTTAGCGGTGAGCGGAGGGGCGGATTCTATGGTTTTATCCGCTCTATTCAAGGGTTTACGCGATAATTGGCAAGGTGAAAAATTTGAGATACAGATCGCTCATATCAATTATAAACTTCGTGGAAAAGATTCTGATCTGGATCAGAAAGCGGTACAGGATTTTTGTGAGAAAAATCATATAAAATTTCATTTATATGAAGTTTCGGAAAAAGATCAAAAACCGGAAAACTCCATTCAGCTTTGGGCGAGAGAACTCCGGTATCATTTTTTTAA contains:
- a CDS encoding OmpA family protein, coding for MKILKILAVSAMALGMTSCVSKKQYDALSTNYKQCIENIGERQREIQDLKSQNSALAGENNLLKSQHDALKSSLDACLSNTGKSSANIDKLVGEINASNSYIKQLISSNAKNDSLNLALSNKLKRSLDNVSDEDVQVKVLKGVVMISLSDKMLYKTGDYNILPAAQEVLGKVAKVINDYDKYSVLIEGNTDNAPLNSANLPRDNWDLSALRGTSVAKVLQTQFGVDPARITAGGRSEYNPKATNMSVSGRAENRRTEIIIMPKLDEFMKLMDIAPKK